The Fibrobacter sp. sequence GGCACTGATGGTATCCATCAGTACAACACCAAGACTAACGGCCAGCTCGGGTTCTCTATCGGTACGGGTGGCAATATCGCTCTCGACGCTTGGTCCTTGAGCCGTGGCGGTAACTATACCTCCAATGGCAAGACTTATGGTTTTAATGACTGGTCTGCGTCTCTTTCTGGCAACGTGAACGCCTCCGTGGGCCTTTACGAGTTTGTGGATTTGGGCTTGAATCTGCCCCTTTACTACGAACATGCCAAGTCCGATGGTCCTTCTGGCGCCAACAACATGTGGACTACTAGCCGTGGTGACTTGAACGTGTGGTTCAAGGTCCGTATGCCCTTTGACAGCCAAAAGAGACTGTTTACGGCAGCCATCCAGGTTGATGCCTACGTACCTTCTGGCGAAGAGTCCGCCGGTGTGCGTCCCCGCCATGCCTGGTACCTGAATAGCAAGGGCGAAACGCACCCCTTCACTACTAACGCCTTCGGTATTGGTGGAAACTTGATCCTTACCTTGGATTTCGTGAACATGGGTATCCCCGTCCGTTGGAACGGCAATGCCGGAATCGTTTATACTGTCGATCACGACCTGCCGGTGACGATGATCTATGGTACGGGTATCAATGTCATGCCCTTTGACTTCATGGACGCCTTTGTTGAATTCTCCGGCGAATTCCGCGTTGAAGATACCGGATATCCTCGTAGCCCCCTGGTTGACCCCATGTTGCTGACCCCCGGTTTCCGTTTCCACCTGCCCTTCAACATTGACTTCGCTATGGGTCTTGATGTTGCCGTGCGCGCCCTCAGGAACTTCACCTTCGATGGCGACAAGGAAATGGAACACAGCAAGGATTACAAGCTCACGTTCTCTGGCGAAAACGACAACATAAGCACGTATTACTACACTCCGACTCCGCTCTATGCCGGTACTGCCTCCCTCGTCTGGCGCTTTGACGGCAAGGACCGTTCCAAGCAGAAGGACGAAGACAAGGACGGCGTTCCCGATGTCAAGGACAAGTGCCTGCATACCTTGTCCGGCATTACTGTTGATGTGGATGGCTGCCCCCTGGATACCGACAAGGATGGTGTTCCTGACGGTGCGGACAAGTGCCCCAATACCGCAGCCGGCGTGACGGTTGATTCTGTGGGCTGCCCCATGGACACCGACAAGGATGGCGTTCCCGATGGTCTGGACAAGTGCCCGAACACCAAGGAAGGCCGCCAGATTGACGCTACCGGATGCGAAAGCGACTTTGACAAGGATGGTATCCCCGATGCCGATGACCGCTGCCCCAACACCAAGGCCGGCGCCAAGGTCGATAGCACGGGTTGTGCCGCTGACACCGACAAGGACGGCGTTCCCGATGATCTGGACAAGTGCCCCAATACTCCGGAAGGCGCCGAAGTGAACTTTGAAGGTTGCGAAGGCGACCGCGATGGCGACGGCGTTCCCGACGCTCAGGACAAGTGCCCGAACACCAAGGCCGGCACACCTGTGGACAGCACCGGTTGTACTGCAGATGCCGACAAGGACGGTGTACCCGATGCTATGGACAAGTGCCCCAACACTCCGGAAGGCTCTTCTGTAGACAGCACGGGTTGCGTCTCTGACTTTGACAAGGACGGCGTGTCCGACGATTTGGACAAGTGCCCCAACACCAAGGAAGGAACCGTGGTCGACAGCACGGGCTGCCCCATCGATACCGACAGGGACGGCGTGTTTGACGGCCTTGACAAGTGCCCGAACACCGAAAAGGACATTCAGGTGGACAGCACCGGTTGCCCCATGGACATTGACCACGACGGCGTGCCCGACCATCAGGACAAGTGCCCCTACACCCTCGAAGGTGTGAAGGTGGATGCCAAGGGTTGCCCGCTCAACAAGAAGCAGGACCTGAACAAGCTGAAACAGGGTATCCAGTTCCAGACCAACTCCACCAAGTTCACCAAGGACAGCTATGGCACCTTGAATGACATCGTGGCTCTCCTGAAGCAGATTCCGTCGGCCAACCTGGAAGTCCAGGGCCACACCGACAACGTGGGTAAGCCCGAAAAGAACAAGGAACTGTCTCAGGCTCGCGCTCAGGCTGTGGTGGATTACTTCATCCAGCAGGGTGTTGAATCTAACCGTCTCCGTGCAGTTGGATTCGGCGATGAAAAGCCCATTGCAAGTAACGGAAGCAAGCACGGTCGTAAGCAGAACCGCCGCGTGGAACTGGTTCCTTTCGAAAAGTAATCAAACCCTTTTGAAAAAGAAGACGGTCGCAAAGGCCGTCTTTTTTTATCTTTTGAACGACGTCATTCGGAGTGCTGTTATGTCCAAGAAAGTCCTGGTTACAGGTGCCGCAGGTTTCATCGGTTGCGAAGTTTCGCTAATCCTTCTTTCCAAGGGTTATGAGGTTGTTGGCATTGACAACCTGAACGACTACTATCAGGTCTCGCTTAAAGAGGACCGCCTGAAACGCTTGGACAATCCAAGTTTCCGATTTGAGAAAGTGGACCTTTCCGATGCCGCCTCCATCAAGGGCCTTTTTGAGCGGGAACATTTTGACGGCGTTATCCACCTTGGCGCCCAGGCGGGTGTGCGTTACAGCCTGGTGAACCCCCAGGCCTACATCGACAGCAACATCACGGGTTTCTTGAACATTTTGGAAGGTTGCCGTTTCAATCCGGTGGAACACTTGACCTATGCCTCTTCTAGCAGCGTCTATGGACGGAACACCAAGACGCCTTTTTGCACCGAAGATCCTGTCTGCATGCCTTCTAGCTTGTATGCCGCTACCAAGCGCAGTAACGAGCTGATGGCGGAAACCTACCATCATCTTTACAAGATTAACGCTACCGGCCTAAGGTTCTTTACCGTTTACGGCCCCTGGGGCAGGCCCGACATGGCGCCCTGGCTTTTTGCAGATGCCATTTTGCACGACAAGCCCATCAAGATTTTCAACAACGGGAACATGATGCGGGACTTTACCTACATCGATGACATTGCCCAGGGGGTGGTCCGCGTGTTCGAAGCTGGAATCGGCAAGAAGGAGTGCCGCCTGTACAACATCGGTCACGGCAATCCGGTGAACTTGCTGGACTTTGTAAAGACTCTCGAGAGGCATTTGGGAAAGACTGCCGAAAAGATTTACATGCCCATGCAGCCCGGCGACGTAGAGGTTACCTGGGCCGATACGAAGGCTCTGGAACAAGATGTTGGCTACACGGCAGATACCGATCTGGACACAGGCATCAAGGCCTTTGCCGAGTGGTTCAAGGGATATAACCGCTAGCTCTGTTTTGGCGCGGCCTTGAATACCCACTTTTTATAAAGCGTAAAACTCACCAGCACGTAAACCACGTTGGCCACGATGTTGGCAAAATAGGTGGGCTTCATGAACTGTGAGATCCAAGTTGTAAAGTTTGCACACCAGGTGGCGTTTGCGAGGGTGTAGGCGGCAAGTTCCAGCACCAGCAGGTTTACACCGTAAGACACCAGAAACACGATGATGAAGCGGACGATTTCTGCACGCTTCTTGTTGTGGCTCTTGAAATTCCAGATGCGGTTGCACAGGTAGCTGTTACAACCGCCGGCAACGAATCCCAAGAAGTTGGAAAGTTCTACGTTCCAGTCCAGTATTTGGTGCAACACCCAGACTACGGCGAGGGTGATGAGAGTGTTCAACACCCCGATGACATTGTATTTGAGAAAGTGAATCACGGGAAAAGCCGCTGAGCTTTAGATTTCAACAAGGATTCCCGCCTGGAGGAAGACATAGCCTTTACCCACGTGGTCCAGGAATTCGTAACCGCTCATGACGAGGATAGAAGAGTAGTCCCCGTTCTTGATGTCAAGCCCACCGCCGACTTTCCAGAAAAGCTGATGGTCGCTCCCGATAAGGTAGCCGATGTCGCCTGTGGCGACGGGTAAGATCTGGCTTCCGATGGGCAGGCGAATCCAGAGGGCTCCGCTTAAGGGGACCAGTCCGACGTTGTCGATTTCTTGATAGCCACTGCCCGCACCTACGAACAGCATTTGGTCTATGCGGTACCACAGGTGCCCATAAATATTTAGGTTGAATTTGGTTATTTCACTTGCGTGATTGACAACGCCAGCCTGCAAATCCATGGTAAATGCATTCGCTGGAATTACAGTGAATGCGATGACGAACAGGATGGCGGTCAGGATGCGTTTCATATAACTAGATCTCTAACTAAAATATAATCTCTTTTTTGAATAAATTTCACATCAAAGTCAATTATTCGTCTGAACGGGCTTCGCGGGCCCAACCACCGGATTTTTCCTTGCAAAATGAAAGGAAAAATCCTTTGAGTATTGCCGTGTTCATTGTTGTAAAATAATAAGCTCCGGGAACAATCTTGAAAATGCCTGCAAGCCAAAGGAAAAACAAAATTCCAAGAGAAATACGATATGGCCCATAGAACCATGCCAATGGTACATTCACGAGGAAGAGCAGAATGAAAATATGGGGAGAAAACCAACGTAAAATCTTGTGAGAAAAGAATAAATAACAACGCAAGGGCCTAAGTGGATTAAGGAGCGGGATATAAGAAAGCAAGTAATTGAAATTGGCACGTCCGATACGGACTTTTCTTCGATATTCTCCAGTGGTTTCTTTAGAAGTCTGTTCGGTGCCGATGGCGCTGGAAATGAATGTGCAATAGTAACCTTTTTGTAGAATCTTGGTGGTGACAAAAAAGTCGTCCATGACGCTTTTCTTAGTGGGCAAGTCGGTGTAAAGTTCTTTGCGTATGGCGTAAAGGGCTCCGTTTCCACCAATGAGCAAGTCCATCATGCCCTCGAACTTCTTGATTTCGGATTCCAAATCCCAATAGGCGCTTTCTCCCCAGCCTAATTCTGCGCCACTTTTATCTGTGAGAATCAGATGTCCGCAGGCACAACCGATTTTTTTGTCTCTGAAGGGAACGGTAAGTTTGCGGATGACATTTGG is a genomic window containing:
- a CDS encoding glycosyltransferase family 2 protein; translated protein: MNEQVLFYLQIAFWVLLLLVVHCYVLFPITLPFVSEIFKRKGGKVVNGENLPTVSILISAYNEEAVIERKIQNLLELDYPKEKLEILIGDDGSADKTAEIVERYKDQGITLIKAPQNAGKAAMLNRLQKQANGEILLFCDANTMLFPNVIRKLTVPFRDKKIGCACGHLILTDKSGAELGWGESAYWDLESEIKKFEGMMDLLIGGNGALYAIRKELYTDLPTKKSVMDDFFVTTKILQKGYYCTFISSAIGTEQTSKETTGEYRRKVRIGRANFNYLLSYIPLLNPLRPLRCYLFFSHKILRWFSPHIFILLFLVNVPLAWFYGPYRISLGILFFLWLAGIFKIVPGAYYFTTMNTAILKGFFLSFCKEKSGGWAREARSDE
- a CDS encoding NAD-dependent epimerase/dehydratase family protein — translated: MSKKVLVTGAAGFIGCEVSLILLSKGYEVVGIDNLNDYYQVSLKEDRLKRLDNPSFRFEKVDLSDAASIKGLFEREHFDGVIHLGAQAGVRYSLVNPQAYIDSNITGFLNILEGCRFNPVEHLTYASSSSVYGRNTKTPFCTEDPVCMPSSLYAATKRSNELMAETYHHLYKINATGLRFFTVYGPWGRPDMAPWLFADAILHDKPIKIFNNGNMMRDFTYIDDIAQGVVRVFEAGIGKKECRLYNIGHGNPVNLLDFVKTLERHLGKTAEKIYMPMQPGDVEVTWADTKALEQDVGYTADTDLDTGIKAFAEWFKGYNR
- a CDS encoding OmpA family protein — translated: MKKIITLSLLACSLAFAQAGIQGGTDGIHQYNTKTNGQLGFSIGTGGNIALDAWSLSRGGNYTSNGKTYGFNDWSASLSGNVNASVGLYEFVDLGLNLPLYYEHAKSDGPSGANNMWTTSRGDLNVWFKVRMPFDSQKRLFTAAIQVDAYVPSGEESAGVRPRHAWYLNSKGETHPFTTNAFGIGGNLILTLDFVNMGIPVRWNGNAGIVYTVDHDLPVTMIYGTGINVMPFDFMDAFVEFSGEFRVEDTGYPRSPLVDPMLLTPGFRFHLPFNIDFAMGLDVAVRALRNFTFDGDKEMEHSKDYKLTFSGENDNISTYYYTPTPLYAGTASLVWRFDGKDRSKQKDEDKDGVPDVKDKCLHTLSGITVDVDGCPLDTDKDGVPDGADKCPNTAAGVTVDSVGCPMDTDKDGVPDGLDKCPNTKEGRQIDATGCESDFDKDGIPDADDRCPNTKAGAKVDSTGCAADTDKDGVPDDLDKCPNTPEGAEVNFEGCEGDRDGDGVPDAQDKCPNTKAGTPVDSTGCTADADKDGVPDAMDKCPNTPEGSSVDSTGCVSDFDKDGVSDDLDKCPNTKEGTVVDSTGCPIDTDRDGVFDGLDKCPNTEKDIQVDSTGCPMDIDHDGVPDHQDKCPYTLEGVKVDAKGCPLNKKQDLNKLKQGIQFQTNSTKFTKDSYGTLNDIVALLKQIPSANLEVQGHTDNVGKPEKNKELSQARAQAVVDYFIQQGVESNRLRAVGFGDEKPIASNGSKHGRKQNRRVELVPFEK
- a CDS encoding GtrA family protein yields the protein MIHFLKYNVIGVLNTLITLAVVWVLHQILDWNVELSNFLGFVAGGCNSYLCNRIWNFKSHNKKRAEIVRFIIVFLVSYGVNLLVLELAAYTLANATWCANFTTWISQFMKPTYFANIVANVVYVLVSFTLYKKWVFKAAPKQS